From a region of the Apibacter sp. B3706 genome:
- the folK gene encoding 2-amino-4-hydroxy-6-hydroxymethyldihydropteridine diphosphokinase yields the protein MNKVTLLLGSNLGNKKNNITSAINLIDSKIGLILKKTKIIESEPEDYYSSNNYLNIGIIVSTDLSPIKLLKSIKEIERSLGRINDSYFSGKYEDRTIDIDIIYFNSITFYSASLNIPHISHISKRNFSKKILYELL from the coding sequence ATGAATAAGGTTACTTTGTTACTAGGCAGCAATTTAGGAAATAAAAAAAATAATATAACATCAGCTATAAATTTAATAGATTCTAAAATTGGTTTAATTTTGAAAAAAACCAAAATAATCGAATCTGAACCTGAAGATTATTATTCGTCAAATAATTATCTAAATATTGGAATTATCGTTAGTACCGATTTGTCCCCTATTAAACTTTTAAAATCTATTAAAGAAATTGAAAGATCATTAGGTAGAATTAATGACAGTTATTTTAGCGGAAAATATGAGGATAGAACTATAGATATTGATATAATATATTTTAATTCTATAACATTTTACTCTGCTTCTTTAAATATACCTCATATTAGTCATATTTCAAAAAGAAATTTTTCA